DNA sequence from the Deltaproteobacteria bacterium genome:
GAGCCCACGAACGACCTCGACGTCGACACCCTCCGCGCGCTGGAGACGGCGCTGCTCGACTTCCCCGGCTGCGCGGTGATCATCAGCCACGACCGCTGGTTCCTCGACCGCATCGCCACGCACATCCTGGCGTTCGAGGGCGACTCGAAGGTGGTGTGGTTCGAGGGCAACTACCAGGACTACGAAGCCGACCGGAAGCGTCGCCTGGGCAAGGACGCCGACCAGCCGCACCGCATCAAGTACCGCAAGCTCACGGCCTAGAGCTTCTCCTCGGCTGGTGCGTTGATCAGCGCATCACCGAGGGGAACTCCATGAGAGTCGCGGCATTCGTCCTCGCGGTCGTGGCGTGCGCGTCGACGCCGCCGGCCAGCGACGCACCCAAGTTCATGGTCAAAGGCGTGGCGCAGCGCTCGGGCCAGTACTGCGGCGGCGCGGCACCGTCGCCCGAGATGATCAAGCAGGCGCAGACGCCGCGCGTCACCACCGAGCGCTTCGACGTGCTTCGCGGCAAGGGCGCCGACGGCGAGCTGGTCACGTCTTTCAACCCCGACACGAAGGGCCAGTTCTCGGTCTCGCTTCCGCCCGGCGATTACTGCGTCACGGAGGCCGGCAAGCGCGAGGTTCCCAAGAACGGCGACGGGATGTACGTCGACGCCGCGTGCATGAAGCAGTGGCGCGCGAGCTGCAGCCTCGTGTGGCACGTGGACGCCAAGGACATCGACGGAAGCTTCACGCTTGCCTCGCCGTGCTTTGGGCCCTGCTACCGTGGCCCGATGCCGCCCGCCGCTGCGCCGCACCGCTGAGTTCGGTTGGGACGCTCGCGAAACTCGGCCCATAATCCGGGCGTGAAGCTGCCCGTCTACTCAGCCGCGATCGCCCTCCTCTGCGGCGTGCTGCTTTACGCCGGTCCGGCGCTTCTCTCGCAGCCTCTGCCAACGTGGAGCTCGTTCGCGTTCGGCGCGCTGCTCATCGTGTACGCGAGCTCCATGGGTCGCACGGTGGCTCGCCTCTACCGCTCCGCCGAAGAGCGCTGGGCTTCGCGGTCGACGACGCTCCGAACGCTCGCTGGAATCGCAGGCGCGCTGCTCGTCGGCGGCGCCTCGCAATTCGCCCTCATCAGCGGCGCCGACGCGGGCCACATGCACATGGCGCCCGCGCTCACGCCCTTCCTGGTGGGGTTGCCGCTGCTCTTTCAGGTGGCGTTCAACGTCCTCAGCGCCGCGCTGGTGCATGCCACGCGGAGGGTTCGCCACGTGCGCACGCGCATGGAGGCGCTCGCCATGTCCACCGCGCTCATGGCGTCGATCCTCGCGCTGGTGCTGCGATCGACGATCCAGGTCGACCTGCGCACGAGCAACAGCTCCGTGGCCACGATCGCGAGCGTCTCGCTGTTCGCGCTCATCACCGTGCTCCTCAGCGCTGGACCTGTTCGCGGCTTCACCCGGCTCGCTGCGGGGCGCCTGAGCGCTTCGCTGCAGCGCTCGGCTGAAGCACTCGGCGAAGTGGGCCGCGGCAACCTCGACGTGCAGCTCCCCGTCGAAGGCCAGGACGAGATCGCGCAGATGGGCACGGCCTTCAACGCCATGGTCGCGGGCCTGCGCGAGAAGAGCTTCTTGGAGGAGGCCTTCGGTCGCTACGCGTCGCCGGCCGTGCTTGCGGCGCTCCGCGAAGCCGGCGGACTCACCGTGCACACCGCGCGTCGGGAGGCCACCGTCCTCTACGCCGACGTGCGCGGCTTCACGGCGTGGAGTGAGTCGGTCTCGCCCGAAGAAGTGATGCGCGCGCTGAACCTCTACTTCGAGCGCATCGTGCAGGTGGTCGAGGGTCACGGCGGCTACGTGAACAAGTTCATCGGCGACGCGATCATGGTCATCTTTGGCGCGCCGCACGCGCAGCCCGATCACGCGGCGCGCGCCGTCGCGTGTGCGCGCGGGATGCAGACCGCGCTCGCGGAGATGAACCGCGCCCAGGCGTTTGGCACGAAGGAGCTGCAGATCGGCATCGGCGTGAACACCGGGCCGCTCGTGGCCGGAACGCTCGGCTCCGAGCGGCGCGCGGAGTACACCGTCATCGGCGACACCGTGAACGTGGCCGCGCGGCTCACCAGCAACGCCAGGCCTGGCGAGATCCTCGTGGGCGCCGCGACGGCGCAGGAGGCAGGCCTCGATGGCCTTGAGCCCATCGAGCCCCTCAAGGTGAAAGGGAAGGCCGAGCCGCTCGAGGTCTATCGCGCGCGTGAGCTCACGAAGGCCGCTTCCTGACGCGCCTCAGAGCCCATACGCGTCGACCGGCATCTTCAAGATGAAGACGTGCGGCGCCGGCTGCGGCTGGTTGTCGAGCGCGTTGCCCACCACGATCGATCCATCCGACGAGGCCGCGACGGCGCTCGTCAGAACATAACCATTCGGTATCGCGATGCGCTGGCTGGCCACGATGTCCTGCAGCTTCTGAAGCCCGCTCGCCCGCGTCCATACCGTGGCCCAGTTGCCCTCGTCCCAGGCGTTGCCGCTGTTGCCGAAGATGAGCTGGTTGTTCGCCGCGATGGAGCTCTCGAAGGTGCTGTCATTGAGGCCGCCCGTGTTGGGCAGGCCAGGGATCTGGACCACGCCCGCGTCGGCGGTCCAGTAGAAGCCCAGCCCGTTCCAGATGCCCGCGGCCATTTGGCCATCGTGGCTGAGCGTGAGCACCTCGCCGATCACCTGCATGGTGGGATCGAGCGCGAAGCCGCCGGCGTCGGCGTACCAGATCGCCGGCGAGCGATCGGCGGCGAGCGACGACGCGAAGCCGCCCATCACCGCGCCGTCGTCGGAGATGACGCTCGCGCGCTCCGAGCCCGTGACATCACCAATGTGCTGCAGCTCCGTGAACACGCCGTCCTGCCACCGGAAGGCGTTGGTCACGCAGCCGTTCCAGTCGAGTCCGACGGCGATCGTTCCGTCGGCGCTCAGGCCCCAGCCCGAGCTCGCGTTCGGGTCGCAGCCGCCGTCGAAGCCGCTGCCGAGATCCAGCCACCCGGCGTCGGCGGTCCAGATGCCCGCCTGGATGGGGCTCGTGCCGTGGAAGCCGATGAGCTTGCCGCCGTTGGGCGCGATGCCGGTGATGGGATCCTGGTTGTCGCCCGTGCGCGTGACCTGGCTGAGCGTGTCCGTGGTGGTGTCGTAGAGGAAGACCAGCGTGTCGGAGGCCCCGAAGGTCATCATCAGCGCGGTGGTGCCGTCGGAGGTGATGCCCACCGCGTCCTCGACATTGACGAACCGGATGGTGCCATTCGGCGGACCGGCATCGACATCGCCTGCGTCCAGGGGCCCCGCATCGACGTCACCGGCATCGACGTCGCCCGCATCGACCGGACCCGCATCGACGGGTCCTGCATCCGTCTCACCTGCGTCGGTCAGGCCGGCGTCGGTCGGGCCTGCATCGGCAAGCCCCGCATCGCCACCGGACGTGGTGTTCTTTCCGCAGCCGGCCGCGAGGACGGCGGCGAGCAGCAGCATCTCGAATCGACGCATTCGACAGTCGCTTTCATGAAGCAGTTTCTTGGAGTCGCGAAGTGTCCCTTTCGCCTTTGCGGCCGTCAAGGAGCACACCCAAGAGCATTTTTCGCGAGGCAATCGAGCGGTCGAGCGCTCTTCAAGCAAGCACGCCGAGCTGCGCGGACTCACAAGTATGAGCGCACCGGGACCGAATCGATTTTTCACAATTCCCAAATGTCCGACCGATTCACGATGCGTTGCGGAAGGCTCGGCGCAAAGAGAAGCCGCCCGCGCGATCTTCCGCACCGCACCCGCACCCGCGCTCGACGCGAATGCCGAGCAGCGCAAGGGTGTGTCACCGAACGCACCTGACCTTTCGCGCGGCCGGGGGTGAATAGCCGGGCGGCGTCTGCGTCGGTGAGCCTTGACGCTTGCCCCGGAGGCCGGGCCGGCTAGCCTTGGCAGCATCGAATGGGAGTCCGCGTGCGCCGCCTGGCCCTGTTGCTCATCTTCTTCGCGCCTGCGCGCGCGCTCGCGCAGTACGTCCCGCCGCCGCCTCCTCCTCCACCGCCGCCGATGGCGCCGCCCGCCTATCCGCCGCCCTCGGAGCTGCCGCCTGGCTACGAGCCACCGCCCCCGCCGCCGCCCACGGCGCTGCCGACCCAGCCGCCGCCGCCGTTCGCACCGCCGCCTCCTCCGCCGCCCCAGACCGGCTTCCAGATCTCGGCCCGCGGTGCGTGGGCCCTGACGTTCGGCAACACGGATGACTCGGGCAGCACCGTCGCGCCCGACCGGCAGACGGACTTGTTCGGCTCGCAACTGCAGCTCACCCTGGATGTGGGTTGGAAGTTCGTGCCCCAGGTCTTCGTGGGTGGCTACGTGGGCCTCGGCTTCGGCGGCGCGGGCGATGTGGTGTCCCGCGGCTGCGGCGCGGACATCACCTGCAGCAGCAACCTCTTCCGCATCGGCGTCGAGGGCATCTACTCCGTCACCCCGAACCGCCCGGTGAGCCCGTGGGTGGGCTACGGCCTGGGCCTGGAGGGCTCGGGGGTCACGGCCACCGACAGCCTCGGCGACCAGAGCTCGGTCAGCCTGGCCGGCGTGGAGTGGGCGCACATCATGGCCGGCGTGGACTTTCGCGTGAACCGCGCGCTCTCCGCCGGCCCGTTCGTGGACCTCTCGTTCGGCACGTACAGCTCGGGCTCGGTGTCCGACTCGAGCGGCACCTCGGAGAACCTCGACCTCACCCACCATGCCACCCACGGGTGGATCCAGCTCGGCCTGCGCATGGTGGTCTCTCCGTGAGCCGCGCGGCAACACCGCGCCGCTCGCCTTGACTTGGCCTGGACCGCGCGGCACGGTCGGTGTGGCGCCGTGTTCGCACCTCCTCGCGCCCTGAGCGTCTCTTTGCCTCCCAACCCGGCGATCCGCACCGCAGCGCTCCTGACCCTGGCGCTCGCCGGCTGTCACCGCAAGGCGCCGCCCTCGCTGGCCGTGGCCAAGCTGACGGTGTCGGAGGAGTCGCTCGCGGCCGCGCCCGCGCTGGGCCTCGGCGCCGAGCAGATGAAGGCTGCGGTCAAGACAGCGCTCGAGCGCCAGGGCGCCGTCGTCCTTCAGGATGGCCAGAGCGCGCCTCCCGGCTCGCAGGTCTACCGGGTTCGCGCGGAGATCGGCGGCGCCCAGCTGCAGGACGTGGCCCTCCCCGACGGCGGCGTCGGCCAGGAGGCGCAGGTCGAGGCGGTGCTGGAGGGCGCGCGCGCGTCGTCGGAGGGCACGCTCAAGCTCAGCGGCACGGGCGAGGGTCACGTCGCTGCGCCGGCCGCGCCCGACACCGAGGGCCAGGCAGCCGCGTTCAAGAGCTCGTTCGCGAAGGCCGTGGACCTCGCGGCGGCGCGGCTCGCCCGGAGCGCCGTGGCCGTGGAGGCGCCGGTCGAGACGCTCCACGCCGACCTCGGCTCCCCCGACTCGGGCGTGCAAGAAGCAGCCGCGGACGTGCTCGTGGATCACCATGACCTCGCGGCGATCCCGGTGCTGGTGCAGGAACTCGACAGCCCCGACGACTCGGTGAAGATGAAGGCCATTGGCGAGCTCGTGGAGCTCAAGGCCAAGACCAGCGTGCCCAAGCTCATCGACCTGGCCCAGACCTCGGACCCGCGGCTGGGCACCGACCCGCACTTCCAGATGCAGATCATCTACGCGCTGGGCACCATCGGCGGCGACGAGGCGGAGGCGTACCTGTACACCATCGCCAGCGGCCACCCGGACGAGATGGTGCGCAACGCGGCCAAGGAGGCGTCGGCCGAGCTGCACCGCTCCCACGCCCGGGTCAGCCACAAGGAACTCCCGCAATGAAGCGCATCCTCTGCCTCGCCGTGGCCCTCGCCGGCTGCGCCACCGCGGCCCCCACGCCCACCACGTCCACCACCAACGTGTGCGACTACTTCCCGCTCGCGGTGGGCAACCAGTGGCACTACGACGGCGAGCGCCGCCCCGACGGCACCCGCGAGCCCATCGACATCGCCGTCACTGGCATGAAGGACGGCTACTACCAGCAGAGCAGCGGCGCGGCCGTGGCCTGCGACGTGGAGGGCGTCCGCGATCCGCAGCGCGTGCTCATCCAGCCGCCGTTGCAGGTCGGCCACAAGTGGAAGGCCGTGCCCAGCGTGACCACCGTCGAGGAGTACGAGATCGTGGACGTGGGCAGCACCGTGAACGTGCCCGCGGGGAGCTTCTCCAACACCATCACCGTGCGCTCCAAGCTCACCGACCGCGACCGCCAGGGCTTCCTCACCGCCGAGTTCACCTACGCGCCCGGCGTGGGCCTGCTCCGGGTGGCGACGTCGCACACCAAGGGCACCGAGACCACCCCGCAGATCGAGCTGGTGTTGCGCAGCTTTACCGTGGCCCCCGCAAAGGCGAACCCCAGCTCCTGAACGCGCGAGCATCCTTGCAGCCGGGCAGCTAGACTGCCGTCCATGGCCCCCGGGACCCAGACCGACGCGCCCTCCAGCGAGGAGCTGATCCTCGGCTTCCTGGCCGAGGCGGGCGAGGAGTTCACCTCGGGCGAGGCGATCTCCAACAAGCTGGGTCTCTCGCGCACGGCCGTGTGGAAGAACGTCGAGAGCCTGCGCGGCAAGGGCTACGTCATCGAGGCCGTGCCCGCGCGTGGGTATCGCCTGGTGGAGATTCCGGATCGGCTGACCGAGCTGGAGCTCTCGCCGCTGCTGAATACCCACGACTTCGGGCGCACCCTGCACGCGCTCGACGAAGTGGGCTCCACCAGCGACGAAGCGAGCCAGCTCGCGCTCGAGGGCGCCGAGCACGGCGAGACCGTCGTGGCCGAGATGCAGACGTCAGGCCGCGGACGGCGCGGGCGCGCCTGGGTCTCGCCGCCGGGCAAGAACCTGTATCTGTCGATCGTGCTGCGGCCGGAGCTGCCGCCCCAGCGCGCGCCGGAGCTGACATTCGTGGCTGCCGTGGCCGTGGCCGAGACGCTCATCGAGGCCAACGTCCCCGCGCAGATCAAGTGGCCCAACGACATCGTCGTCGAGGACAAGAAGGTCGCCGGAATCCTCACCGAGCTGCACGCCGAGCCGGAGCGCGTCCAGGCGGTGATCCTCGGCATCGGCGTGAACCTGAACCTCACCGAGAAGGACCTGCCCAGCGAGCTGCGCGCCATCGCCACCTCGGCGCTGCTCGTGCGCGGCGCCTCGGTGCCGCGTGCGCTCTTCACCGCCGCCCTGCTCGCCCGCCTCGAGCACTGGTACGACCGCCACGCCGAAGAGGGCTTCGAGCCCATCTGCGCGCGCTGGCGCGAGCTGACCTGCACGCTCGATCGCCAGGTTCGCGTGTCGACCGGTGGCAAGGAGCTCATTGGCGTGGCCCAGGACGTCGACAACTCGGGCGCGCTGATGGTGGCCGTGGGAGATGAGCTGGTGCGCGTGGTCGCCGGCGATGTCGAGCTGCTGCGGCCGGTCTGAAGTGCTGCTGCCACCTGGCGATTCCAGGGATTCCGGGCGCCTGACGCCGCCCCGGCCCTCGCGTTAAGCTAGGCCCATGCTGCTGGCCATCGACGTCGGCAATACCAACACCGTGCTGGGCGTCTACGACGGCCAGAAGCTGCTCGATCACTGGCGGCTCCAGACCGTCACCGCGCGCACCGCCGACGAGTACGGCGTGCTCACGCGCCAGCTCTTCCAGCTCACCAGCATCGACGCGTCCAAGATCGACGCGGTGGCCGTCTCCAGCGTGGTGCCGCCGGTGCAGTTCGCGCTCACGGGCATGTCGCGGCGCTGGTTCAAGTGTGACCCGCTCTTCGTGGGCCCGGGCGTGAAGACGGGCATGCCCGTGCTCTACGACAACCCGCGCGAGGTCGGCGCCGACCGCATCGTGAACTCGGTCGCGGCCTTCGAGCGCTACAAGAGCGGCCTCATCGTCGTCGACTTCGGCACCGCGACCACCTTCGACGCCGTCTCGCCCAAGGGCGAATACCTCGGCGGCGCCATCTGCCCGGGCATCACCATCGCCATGGAGGCCCTGTTCAAGAACGCCTCCAAGCTGCCGCGCGTGGAGTTCAAGCGCCCGGGCAAGGTCGTCGGCCGGGACACGATTTCGTCGATGCAGTCGGGAATGGTCTTCGGCTACGTGGGCCTGGTGGACGGCCTCTGCGCGCGCATGGCCCAGGAGCTCGGCTTTCCGGTGAAGGTGGTGGCCACGGGCGGCCTGGCGCCGCTCATCGCCGAGGAGAGCAAGGCCATCGAGGTCGTCGACGAGTTCCTCACGCTCGAGGGCCTGCGCATCATCCACGAGCGGAACCGCTGATTCGGGGAGAGCACATGTCCGAGATCGATCCCAACCAGCCACCCGACGGAGCCGCCCCGCCTGCCGAGGCCGCTGCGCCGCCGCCCGCGCCCGAAGGCCCGGCGTGTCCGGTGACCGCGGAGCGGCTCGCGCCGCAGATGCGCCGCTACGTGGACTTCAAGGGCCCCGTCGCCGGCCGCGCCATGGCCGCCAAGGGCCTGGTGCCGCTGCAAGGCGCCGACTTCGCGCACGTGATGTTCATGCTCACCTTCGATCCCGACGAGAAGGTGCGCAACCAGGCGATGCAGACCGCCAGCGCGCCCGACGACCGCACCAAGAAGGTGCTGCTCGCCGCGCTCCGCGACGAGGATCTCGAGCCGCCCGTCCTGCACTTCTACGCGCAGGTGCTCGGCGGGAAAGAGGACCTGCTCGAGCTCATCTGCCTCAACAACACCACCGCCGACGAGACCATCGCCGAGGTGGTGCTCAACGCCAGCCCCAAGCTGGCCGAGCTCATCAGCCAGAACCAGCTGCGCTTGCTGCGCACGCCGCTCATCTTGCGGAACCTGTGCGGCAACCCCAACGCCAGCAAGGCCACCGTCGATCTCGCCTGTGACTTCGCCGTCCGCTCCGGCGTGGTGATGGACGACGTGCCGGCGATGAAGGAAGCGCGCATCCGCATCCACGGGCCGGACGTCATCGCCGCGCCGCCGCCGGCGGATCAGGTCACCGCCGACGCGATCCTCGAGGAAGAGAAGGAGACGCTTCACAACGAGAACGCCGAGCCGCTCGTCGAGGGCAGCCAGAAGAAGATGACCCTCGTTCAGAAGGTCATGAAGATGCAGGTCTCGGAGAAGATCAAGCTGGCCACGCTGGGCAACAAGGAGGCCCGCACCCTGCTCCTGCGCGACAGCAACAAGCTGGTGTGCATGGCCGCCATCAACAGCCCGCGCATCACCGACGGCGAGATCCTGCTCATGGCCGGCAACAAGACCTGCAACGACGACGTGCTCCGCTACATCTACAGCAACCGCAGCTGGACCAAGAACTACAAGATCAAGCTCGCCCTGGTGCGCAACCCCAAGGTCCCCGCGGCCATCGGCATGAAGTTCCTGTCGACCCTGCGCGACTCGGAGTTGAAAGACATCGCCAAGGACAAGAACGTCCCTTCGGCGGTGCAGCAGCAGGCCAAGAAGATGGTCGACAAGAAGAACGCGCCCGTGAAGGTCGGCGGCGATCACTGACCGGGTGAGCGGCGTCACCGACGCGCATC
Encoded proteins:
- a CDS encoding HAMP domain-containing protein; protein product: MKLPVYSAAIALLCGVLLYAGPALLSQPLPTWSSFAFGALLIVYASSMGRTVARLYRSAEERWASRSTTLRTLAGIAGALLVGGASQFALISGADAGHMHMAPALTPFLVGLPLLFQVAFNVLSAALVHATRRVRHVRTRMEALAMSTALMASILALVLRSTIQVDLRTSNSSVATIASVSLFALITVLLSAGPVRGFTRLAAGRLSASLQRSAEALGEVGRGNLDVQLPVEGQDEIAQMGTAFNAMVAGLREKSFLEEAFGRYASPAVLAALREAGGLTVHTARREATVLYADVRGFTAWSESVSPEEVMRALNLYFERIVQVVEGHGGYVNKFIGDAIMVIFGAPHAQPDHAARAVACARGMQTALAEMNRAQAFGTKELQIGIGVNTGPLVAGTLGSERRAEYTVIGDTVNVAARLTSNARPGEILVGAATAQEAGLDGLEPIEPLKVKGKAEPLEVYRARELTKAAS
- a CDS encoding HEAT repeat domain-containing protein, with the protein product MFAPPRALSVSLPPNPAIRTAALLTLALAGCHRKAPPSLAVAKLTVSEESLAAAPALGLGAEQMKAAVKTALERQGAVVLQDGQSAPPGSQVYRVRAEIGGAQLQDVALPDGGVGQEAQVEAVLEGARASSEGTLKLSGTGEGHVAAPAAPDTEGQAAAFKSSFAKAVDLAAARLARSAVAVEAPVETLHADLGSPDSGVQEAAADVLVDHHDLAAIPVLVQELDSPDDSVKMKAIGELVELKAKTSVPKLIDLAQTSDPRLGTDPHFQMQIIYALGTIGGDEAEAYLYTIASGHPDEMVRNAAKEASAELHRSHARVSHKELPQ
- a CDS encoding biotin--[acetyl-CoA-carboxylase] ligase, with product MAPGTQTDAPSSEELILGFLAEAGEEFTSGEAISNKLGLSRTAVWKNVESLRGKGYVIEAVPARGYRLVEIPDRLTELELSPLLNTHDFGRTLHALDEVGSTSDEASQLALEGAEHGETVVAEMQTSGRGRRGRAWVSPPGKNLYLSIVLRPELPPQRAPELTFVAAVAVAETLIEANVPAQIKWPNDIVVEDKKVAGILTELHAEPERVQAVILGIGVNLNLTEKDLPSELRAIATSALLVRGASVPRALFTAALLARLEHWYDRHAEEGFEPICARWRELTCTLDRQVRVSTGGKELIGVAQDVDNSGALMVAVGDELVRVVAGDVELLRPV
- a CDS encoding type III pantothenate kinase encodes the protein MLLAIDVGNTNTVLGVYDGQKLLDHWRLQTVTARTADEYGVLTRQLFQLTSIDASKIDAVAVSSVVPPVQFALTGMSRRWFKCDPLFVGPGVKTGMPVLYDNPREVGADRIVNSVAAFERYKSGLIVVDFGTATTFDAVSPKGEYLGGAICPGITIAMEALFKNASKLPRVEFKRPGKVVGRDTISSMQSGMVFGYVGLVDGLCARMAQELGFPVKVVATGGLAPLIAEESKAIEVVDEFLTLEGLRIIHERNR